From Nonlabens sp. Ci31, the proteins below share one genomic window:
- a CDS encoding sugar-binding protein encodes MKNKNLNSTAFIGVLILLFLVSCVTKNTGNQESSPTSVSCSSGSEDAATLSIPDGVFEAKKATATIQIDGCSKEAIWADVDWYSMNYLWLGEKPTKSDYQGRFKLSWDVNYVYVLVEITDDYLNPTLKNGIENYWKGDYVEVFIDEDQSGGNHKFHHQAFAYHVSTEGHAIDKSTSEETIFLDEHIQVVRSQDGNKHLWEMAIQLYDRQFDENSSENIPVLILKNKRIGFSIGYGDNDGTNRRENFMGSKKNHGINNDEGYTNAAVFGSLLFVE; translated from the coding sequence ATGAAGAATAAGAACTTAAACTCCACAGCATTTATAGGCGTCCTGATTCTTTTATTCTTGGTGAGCTGTGTGACAAAAAATACTGGCAACCAAGAATCTTCTCCCACGTCAGTTTCCTGTTCATCTGGTTCAGAAGATGCTGCTACTCTGTCTATACCTGATGGCGTATTTGAAGCAAAAAAAGCAACTGCAACAATCCAAATTGATGGGTGTAGCAAAGAGGCTATTTGGGCTGACGTAGATTGGTATTCTATGAACTATTTATGGTTGGGTGAAAAACCCACTAAGTCAGATTATCAAGGTCGTTTTAAGCTTAGCTGGGATGTAAATTACGTTTATGTACTAGTGGAAATTACAGATGATTATTTAAACCCAACGCTTAAAAATGGTATAGAAAACTATTGGAAAGGGGATTATGTAGAGGTCTTTATTGATGAAGATCAATCCGGCGGAAATCATAAGTTCCATCACCAAGCTTTTGCTTATCATGTCTCTACTGAAGGACATGCTATTGATAAAAGCACTTCTGAAGAAACTATTTTTTTAGATGAGCATATCCAAGTTGTCAGGTCGCAGGACGGAAACAAGCATCTTTGGGAAATGGCTATCCAACTTTATGATCGACAATTTGATGAGAACTCATCTGAAAACATACCGGTTCTAATTTTAAAAAATAAACGCATCGGTTTTTCTATAGGCTATGGAGATAATGATGGTACTAACAGAAGAGAGAACTTTATGGGCTCCAAGAAGAATCACGGAATTAATAATGATGAAGGCTACACTAATGCTGCT
- a CDS encoding type 1 glutamine amidotransferase domain-containing protein: protein MAKDANLNNSSNLKKEKNMKVLFVLTSHDQLGDTGKKTGFWVEEFAGPYYTLKDKGVEITLATPKGGKAPIDPSSDSPDAATEFTKRFDKDEEAQELINTTHQLADVNAADYDAVFYPGGHGPLWDLANDATSIKLIETFNSQEKPVGFVCHAPAALKSVKGTDGNPLVKGKKVTGFTNTEEDAVQLTDVVPFLVEDMLKENGGIYSKGADWSAYALQDGNLITGQNPASSILVAEKLFAAIQ, encoded by the coding sequence ATGGCAAAAGATGCCAATTTAAATAATAGTAGTAACCTTAAAAAAGAAAAGAATATGAAAGTTTTATTTGTATTAACATCGCACGATCAACTAGGAGACACTGGTAAAAAAACAGGATTTTGGGTAGAAGAATTTGCTGGCCCTTATTATACTTTAAAAGATAAAGGAGTGGAAATTACTTTAGCAACGCCTAAAGGAGGTAAAGCACCTATAGATCCAAGTAGTGATTCTCCAGATGCAGCTACAGAATTTACAAAGAGATTTGATAAAGACGAAGAAGCTCAAGAGCTCATCAACACCACTCACCAACTAGCAGATGTCAATGCTGCAGATTATGACGCGGTATTTTATCCTGGTGGCCACGGACCTTTATGGGATCTAGCTAATGATGCAACATCTATCAAGCTTATCGAGACTTTTAACAGTCAAGAAAAGCCAGTAGGGTTTGTATGCCACGCTCCAGCAGCATTGAAAAGTGTTAAGGGAACTGATGGCAATCCATTAGTGAAAGGAAAGAAAGTAACTGGATTTACCAATACAGAAGAAGATGCTGTGCAACTTACTGATGTGGTACCATTTCTAGTAGAAGACATGCTTAAAGAAAATGGAGGTATTTATTCCAAAGGAGCTGACTGGTCAGCGTATGCGTTGCAAGACGGTAATTTGATCACAGGACAAAATCCTGCATCTTCCATATTAGTTGCAGAAAAGCTATTTGCTGCGATTCAATAA